atttattataatgtgtcagtctgagacgtacaagtgttgctgcatgtaagatagcataacccctgacaattttgttttcattagtagaggtcttgctatcaattgtaggttCTTTATAAAtaactctgcaaggccattttgagtatgaacatgagcaacaggatgttcaatttttatctcaattaataagcaataatcatcaaaagcttgggatgtaaattctccagcattatcaaggtgaatggccttaattggataatctgggaattgcgcccttagtcttattatttgtgccaacaacttcgcaaatactaggttgcgagatgataagaggtACACATGAaatcatctagatgatgcatctattaggaccataaaatatctaaacaatccactaggtggatgaataggtccacatctAGAtgatatatctccatgtatacgctctaaagaGCCAGGAGATTcaatgccaaccttcagggtcgatggtctgatAATTAATTTGCTTTGATAACAAGCAACATATGGAGATTCATCagtcgtaagaatcttctggttgttTAAgagatgtccagttgaattttcaagaattggtctcatcattattgatccaggatgacctattcgatcatgtcatatcacaaatgtatttagatcaataaacttctggtttacgatcacatgtgcttcaattgcactaatttttgcataatataggccagatgacaaagttggtaattttttcaaaatatatttctggcgtGAGACACTCTTGATTATACTAAGGTactcaatattcatttcatttagtgtctcaacatgatattcatttctgcggatatctttaaaacttaacaagtttcttggggatttagaagagaacagtgcatcttctataacaatctgtgtccccttaggcagaaatatagtagctcttccggagccttcaattatttttgaattactaGAAATTGTAGTAATATCTACTTTTCTTCAAatcaagttggaaaaatatttctcgtctttaaaaatagcatgtgTTGTTcaactatcaattacacaaatatactcttgattgatcattgatccaaataaaatttgaggcataaccatatttttcttcaaaaaaaataaagtaaatattataattaatacatggctcattacacaaattttatttatttacatgaactAGAAATATCATTTAGTACAcacaaataaaaaggaaattatttaaatattattaggcttatcaatattcatattgtcttctgaaaaattaaagaaatcagctacatccagatgcataggatcaatattatcttcagagataaaatttgtctctagattattttttgctcttttcaaggatgcctgatatagctgaaccagacgttttgatgaccgacaAATCtgtgaccagtgccccacacctccacatcttcAATAATGTTCTTCCAAAGGTGATCTTTCACCTTTTTCCATTCGTCTAGCCCCCTTTTATGAGAAAGTAATTCGCTCAATACAGCAATTGCAAGAGGTAAGCCTCCACACTTTTCCACCATATCTTTAGCTAACCTTTCCATTTCTGGAATCATTGCTCGAACATCAAGTAGTTTCCTACAAAAGAGATCCCAACTTTCTTCTTGGCTTAGGAAACGAAGTTTATAGACAAAACCTCTGTCGTCTGCTCTTTCAGCGACATCCTCTTTGCGAGTGGTAATAATAACTCTGCTGCCATTCTTGCTATCTGGAAATGCACTTTTCAGACTCTCCCATGCTTCTCTCTGCCATACATCATCAACCACCACAAGGTATTTGCCTTCTTTTAAAAGATCACGAAGGTAAATTTCTAGATCTCCTTGTGTCATCCTTTCCAACAAATCTAGAGTTTCCTTGGTGCGACCTTGGATGGATTTTATGATATTCCTAAGAAGATCGATTGTGTTGTACTCTTGAGAAACACATATCCATGCACGTGTATGGAATCTATTGACTATATTAGGACTTGTGTAGAGGTTTCTCGCAAGAGTAGTCTTTCCTAATCCGCCCATACCATAAATGGAGATGACACTTCGGCGAGGCTCTGCTTTGAGAAGTTCAGCTAGTAATGTTTGTACAACATCCTGAAGTCCAACAAAAATGTTATCCTGGTCATCCACATAGGAGGTAGTTCTCCTCAGTGTTGGAGACTGATTACTTGGTCCCTCTCCTGCATTATTATGGATATTTGTTATACCATAAGTCTCTCGTTTGCGAGAAATGTCCGTGATCCGATCCTTGAGTGATTGGATCTCCTTGGCGACATTGTAGAATTTTTTCTCCTTCCTGCAGATGCAAGTGCAAGCTTTGAGACGATTAGCAAATCTAGCATCGTCACCTTTACTAGCCTCGAAGCTATAAGTCTCGAGTATAGCGACAGCGTCATTAGCAATAGAGTTGATCTCAAAGACCCATTGTTGAACTCTTTGATCTCGACTTTGCTTTTGTTCTGCATCTCTGAGGAATGACTGTAtgaagagtagctcatttctcAGCGATCTAACTTCATCTCTCAGACTTGTCAGCAGGGAAACTTCCTGTATGAGGAAATCACCCAATTTTTGAACTGGAAATGACACAAAGGCATCAGCCATCTTCAGaaatatgataattaatatatattgttttttgtAAAAAGGTAAAATCTGTATAGCAGTAGATTGTGAGTATGATAAGAGATGAATATTGTTATCAGTATTTAAAGCTTTAAAAAATCCGACAGGGAAAAAAGTCTAAAGTACAAATTAAGATGATAGAGTTGAGGTTAATGATAAAGAAAAGTAtatattctcaaaataattgCAAGGCAAGAATATAAAATTGAAAtgagaaattttaaatttaatctttAAATAATAGAtacctttcttttccttttaattttccTTGTTTGGGGAATCTATAGGGAAAAAAAGATGAGAGCTGCTCAATTTTTGGAAGATGCATTTTGTATAACtttgaagagaagaaataaaatattcaataagTCAGCACAAATTAATTCGAATTCAGCGTTGGAGGTTATTCCATCAAAGATTTTGTCAGAGCTTgaagttctaaaaattaattCATCCTAAACACCGATTTTTGTTACTTTTCATACAGGAAAATTGTGAACCAAATTGTAAGCTttgaacaaaatatatatattaataggggtgttcatggtttgGATAAAATTTGATCCAAATCAAAAAATGAACCAAACCAATTAtgttttcatcaaaaaatatttttaatttatttatgaaagcaaGAATATCCAAGACGAGAACATTTATCTTATGATTTCGTGTATATGAGTGTCTATGACAATTCTTGGTGGGACTAGAAATGCCACTGTCTCTTCCTTCTAGGCCAAAATGGTGAatttttgtcacgccccgggagggtaccctagacgtaaccggcactcaaaaaccatttctggctcccaagcgaaccacatagcctgatcacacatccgttcattcattcagcggaaagtttaaaaataaagaataatttagtgggcaactcaaatcacccatccaactcaaagaataaaggtcatgggccaacagatcaactaaaatatttgtcattaaaaatagtttgacaagaataactcaaggatagaagtactcaatcgacccatcactatctagtctatgaagcctttattgctactatctaattgatgtcaatgacatgttcatggctaccttaaataaaaataaaaagggctaactcgatgcaagattacataaacggtgtcctccgaaagtaggggaggactcaccaatacgctgagtgcgaatagatccccaatgatgcttctattgacgatctcttaaacctgtctctgcatcatgaaacgatgcaggtccaaatggacgtcagtacgtggaatgtacgagtatgtaatatgacagaatgaaacatacctcaagaaagAGTAAcgctggttcaaatatctcaactcagaaagataagggggactcaatcaaagtgtcataagtctaaagtaagaagacctttttttgacaaagaccaatcatataccatacaatccaatccaatcatgtacaatacagtgcaattaaatcattcaatccaattcaatcatatactgtTAACTCGAAGTCggtcacatatcatctaatccaatcaattCACATATCCAtccaaatcatgtacaatccaatcacaactcgtctaacccaatccgaccatataccctcaattcaacaattaactcaaaggactcaactcaataaataagtaataactcactcaaatgtcctaagtctaacaagaaatggtttagacgggaccaaatcacatgccactcaactcaactgactcggagtactatcaagacctaaatgagagtttctcttatccgacaaccatcacttatgagccagtgatagtacaataatcaaacgttgttgccacgtccgtccataccttgccagggcatgaacgcctccctaatcatggatttcatcgattagtcaagtcctatcatttcaggacaataaaatgggaaacatctgactttaactattcgatcccacgggaagcatccaactttaacagttccatccctacctacgttggcgacgtagtttctggggttcaagtatggactatactctcacccgcctcggtgctcgatactcctcccatgactctatgctcataaactccatccaatcatctcaaacaagccctcacggctagtttcatttaggaccttgccgactcatcaactctatcctcaattcaactcgatcgagtcataatggcaagtctcattggacttttttcaaaactcaactcgaaTCCGGCCTCATTGgacttctttcaaatcgactcatctcaaatcatcaaactcttctctttaaaatttgtacaatctcaactcaatgaatgcagaaaatattttgtacattaaaatataatttcaactcctcaactcaatctcaaaatagatattttaatgtaaagatactcaactcatttaaaggctcctcatactcaactcacacttaaactcctttctaaatcgaAGATAAatctaataattctttagactcaaaatggtgtataaatagtttatgcaaaatggttcacaaataatttatttaaagctcctcctcaaaagatcatttattttcaaaatactcctaagactccaatcaactcaaatgatacacatcacataccacaaaatttcattagactccaatccacttcatcacacaacatcgtcaaataccattattcacatcgtcatcaaacatcatcatcacatcatcatcatcatcaaatattatcatcacatcattgtcaaatatcatcatcacatcaatcgtcaaacatctactccaaaatccttattttagtcatatgttcaatttatggaagcaaaaggacattattaactatccaattcattcttttcattccaatcaatacatatatacacaaaaccatccacctcaactcaagacaaattatgaccaaagaaatctcatcttgggttcatgtgaatgaaacatgaatccatactctcaacaaaattcaactcaataatatcgtcaacatctataaatctatatacaaagatacatttgtaatcaataatatgaaagataactatt
This sequence is a window from Solanum dulcamara chromosome 10, daSolDulc1.2, whole genome shotgun sequence. Protein-coding genes within it:
- the LOC129871663 gene encoding disease resistance protein RPP13-like, whose product is MADAFVSFPVQKLGDFLIQEVSLLTSLRDEVRSLRNELLFIQSFLRDAEQKQSRDQRVQQWVFEINSIANDAVAILETYSFEASKGDDARFANRLKACTCICRKEKKFYNVAKEIQSLKDRITDISRKRETYGITNIHNNAGEGPSNQSPTLRRTTSYVDDQDNIFVGLQDVVQTLLAELLKAEPRRSVISIYGMGGLGKTTLARNLYTSPNIVNRFHTRAWICVSQEYNTIDLLRNIIKSIQGRTKETLDLLERMTQGDLEIYLRDLLKEGKYLVVVDDVWQREAWESLKSAFPDSKNGSRVIITTRKEDVAERADDRGFVYKLRFLSQEESWDLFCRKLLDVRAMIPEMERLAKDMVEKCGGLPLAIAVLSELLSHKRGLDEWKKVKDHLWKNIIEDVEVWGTGHRFVGHQNVWFSYIRHP